From Sparus aurata chromosome 9, fSpaAur1.1, whole genome shotgun sequence, a single genomic window includes:
- the evx2 gene encoding homeobox even-skipped homolog protein 2 has translation MMERIRKEMILMERGLHSPVAGKRLADTPGNSVLEALENSQHSGRLSPRITSASLHGNLGDIPTKGKFEIDSLFGTHHGSENTSSAEISSSESRKKMSLYSEVSPDSDINSDVEVGCPSHRSPSQHKENNKGFSDRDSGSSGSNSLANMNGNGTGGSNNSNSDQVRRYRTAFTREQIGRLEKEFYRENYVSRPRRCELAAALNLPETTIKVWFQNRRMKDKRQRLAMSWPHPADPSFYTYMMTHAAATGSLPYPFHSHMPLHYYPHVGVTAAAAAAAASGAASSPFATSIRPLDTFRALSHPYSRPELLCSFRHPGLYQSPAGLNTSAAASAAAAAAAAAAAVSAPSATGPCSCLSCHSSQAASALGSRSTSADFTCTASGQRSESGFLPYSAAVLSKTSVPSPDQREETSLNR, from the exons ATGATGGAGAGGATAAGAAAAGAGATGATATTGATGGAGAGAGGTCTGCACAGTCCCGTCGCAGGAAAGAGGCTCGCAGACACGCCTGGAAATTCAGTGCTGGAGGCCCTGGAAAACTCTCAGCACAGCGGACGGCTCAGCCCGAGAATAACTTCGGCTTCCCTCCATGGAAATCTTGGGGACATCCCGACGAAAGGCAAATTCGAAATTGACAGTCTTTTCGGCACGCACCACGGCAGCGAAAACACCTCGTCGGCGGAGATTTCCTCgtcagagagcaggaagaaaaTGAGCCTTTACTCCGAAGTTTCGCCAGATTCAGATATCAACAGTGATGTGGAGGTGGGATGCCCCTCGCATCGCTCCCCGAGCCAACACAAGGAAAACAACAAAG gTTTTTCAGACAGAGATTCTGGCTCCTCGGGCTCAAACTCCCTCGCGAATATGAACGGCAATGGCACGGGAGGCTCGAACAATTCGAACAGCGACCAAGTGAGGAGGTACCGGACCGCATTCACCAGGGAGCAGATCGGCCGGCTGGAGAAGGAGTTTTACCGGGAAAATTACGTCTCCAGACCGAGGAGATGTGAATTAGCCGCAGCGCTCAATCTGCCCGAGACTACGATTAAG GTGTGGTTCCAGAACAGGCGGATGAAGGATAAAAGGCAGCGCTTGGCGATGTCCTGGCCCCATCCGGCAGACCCCAGCTTCTACACTTACATGATGACGCATGCGGCAGCTACAGGAAGTCTACCTTACCCTTTCCACTCGCACATGCCTCTACACTACTACCCGCACGTCGGTGtcacggcagcagcagcggccgCCGCCGCCTCCGGCGCCGCCTCGTCACCTTTCGCCACCTCCATCCGGCCCCTCGATACCTTTCGGGCGCTCTCACACCCCTACTCGAGGCCGGAGCTCCTGTGCAGCTTCAGGCACCCGGGACTCTACCAGTCACCCGCTGGCCTGAATACTTCAGCGGCGGCatcggcggcggcggcggctgcgGCCGCGGCGGCGGCGGTCAGCGCCCCGTCAGCCACCGGGCCTTGTTCGTGTCTGAGCTGCCACAGCAGCCAGGCGGCCAGCGCGCTGGGCTCCAGGAGCACCAGCGCTGACTTTACCTGCACAGCCTCGGGGCAAAGATCCGAGAGTGGATTTCTGCCGTATTCTGCCGCAGTTCTCAGCAAGACCTCAGTCCCGTCACCAGACCAACGAGAAGAAACCTCACTTAACAGATAA